One Mycoavidus sp. HKI genomic region harbors:
- the parC gene encoding DNA topoisomerase IV subunit A: MEQQNINFTTANGADTEFLTLGDYAERAYLDYAVSVVKGRALPEVGDGQKPVQRRILFAMSEMGLAADAKPVKSARVVGDVLGKYHPHGDQSAYDALVRLAQDFSLRYPLIDGQGNFGSRDGDGAAAMRYTEARLTPIARLLLAELDEGTVDFMPNYDGSNEEPRGLPARLPFVLLNGASGIAVGLATEIPSHNLREVAQAAIALIRNPKLSHAELMTILPGPDFPGGGQIISSADEIASACQTGRGSLKVRARWKIEELARGQWQLVITELPPNASGQKVLEEIEELTNPKLKSGKKTFTPEQQQTKQHLLSLLDTVRDESGREAAVRLVFEPKSSRIEVDEFINTLLAQTSMESNVALNLVMIGTDGRPRQKPLIEILREWVAFRFVTITRRSRFRLAKMEARIHILEGRLIVFLNLDEVIRIIREADEPKPALIHAFGLSERQADDILEIRLRQLARLESIKLEKELAELRDARTKLQELLGSEAAMKRLLIREIDADAKQYGDERRTLIQQERRAVIEARVVDEPITVVISQKGWVRVHKGHGLDAAQFAFKASDQLYGAFECRTPDTLIAWGSNGRVYSVPIAILPGGRGDGVPLTSLLELAAGTQLLHYFAAPIEQRLLLSMSTGFGFIAKIGDMVSRVKAGKAFMTLDAQAMPLLPVPLLPQASYVACLSSSARLLVFSLDELKILAGGGRGLTLIGLDDGETLVQTAVFGAAGLVLTGVGRGGKPAEATVSLAALAPVLGKRARRGRAPAVKFKPTGLRPA; the protein is encoded by the coding sequence ATGGAACAACAAAACATCAACTTCACTACCGCCAACGGGGCAGACACTGAATTTCTAACGCTCGGCGACTACGCAGAACGCGCCTATCTTGACTACGCCGTCAGCGTAGTCAAAGGGCGTGCGCTGCCCGAAGTAGGCGATGGGCAAAAACCTGTACAGCGCCGCATCTTGTTCGCGATGAGCGAGATGGGGCTCGCCGCCGATGCTAAACCTGTTAAATCGGCGCGCGTGGTGGGCGACGTGCTGGGTAAATACCACCCACATGGCGATCAATCCGCTTATGACGCTTTAGTACGGCTCGCGCAAGATTTTTCATTGCGTTATCCATTGATTGACGGCCAAGGTAATTTTGGCTCGCGTGATGGAGATGGCGCTGCCGCTATGCGTTATACCGAAGCGCGCTTGACGCCAATTGCCCGGCTTTTACTGGCTGAGTTGGATGAAGGCACGGTCGACTTCATGCCGAATTATGATGGGTCGAACGAAGAGCCTAGAGGTTTGCCGGCACGCTTGCCTTTTGTATTGCTGAATGGTGCTTCGGGGATTGCGGTTGGCTTAGCCACTGAAATTCCATCTCATAATCTGCGTGAAGTGGCGCAAGCGGCGATTGCGTTGATTCGCAATCCAAAGCTTTCCCATGCAGAACTCATGACAATACTTCCTGGGCCGGATTTCCCGGGAGGCGGTCAAATTATTTCAAGCGCTGATGAAATAGCTTCTGCCTGTCAGACCGGGCGGGGCAGCCTGAAAGTGCGCGCACGCTGGAAAATCGAGGAGCTTGCGCGTGGCCAATGGCAGTTAGTGATTACCGAGTTGCCGCCGAATGCGTCGGGGCAGAAGGTGCTTGAAGAAATTGAGGAACTGACTAATCCAAAGCTGAAGTCCGGTAAAAAAACATTCACACCCGAACAGCAGCAGACGAAACAACATCTCCTTTCCTTACTCGATACGGTGCGTGATGAATCCGGGCGGGAGGCAGCGGTGCGTCTTGTGTTTGAGCCAAAATCAAGTCGTATCGAGGTGGATGAATTTATCAATACGCTGCTTGCGCAGACCAGCATGGAGTCCAATGTCGCACTCAATTTGGTGATGATTGGCACAGATGGTCGGCCGCGCCAAAAGCCATTGATAGAGATTTTGCGTGAATGGGTTGCGTTTCGTTTTGTGACGATCACGCGGCGTAGCCGCTTTCGGCTGGCGAAGATGGAGGCTCGCATTCATATTCTTGAAGGGCGGCTGATTGTCTTTTTAAATCTGGATGAAGTGATTCGTATTATTCGTGAAGCGGATGAGCCGAAGCCCGCATTGATTCATGCATTTGGTTTAAGTGAGCGACAAGCTGACGATATTCTTGAGATCCGTTTGCGGCAGTTAGCACGGCTCGAAAGTATCAAACTAGAAAAAGAGTTAGCAGAGCTGCGCGATGCGCGCACCAAGCTGCAAGAGCTGCTTGGCAGTGAGGCGGCAATGAAGCGTTTACTCATCCGCGAGATAGACGCGGATGCTAAACAATACGGTGATGAGCGGCGTACGCTGATTCAACAAGAACGGCGCGCAGTGATTGAGGCGCGTGTGGTCGATGAGCCCATCACGGTTGTTATTTCGCAAAAAGGCTGGGTCCGCGTGCACAAGGGCCATGGACTGGATGCCGCTCAATTTGCGTTTAAGGCGAGTGATCAGCTGTATGGCGCATTTGAATGCCGCACGCCAGATACTTTAATTGCCTGGGGTAGCAATGGCCGCGTTTATTCTGTCCCGATTGCAATCCTGCCCGGTGGGCGTGGTGATGGGGTGCCGCTCACGTCGTTGCTTGAGCTGGCGGCAGGCACGCAGCTTTTGCATTACTTTGCCGCACCTATTGAACAGCGGCTTTTACTGTCGATGAGCACCGGTTTTGGTTTTATCGCCAAGATTGGCGACATGGTGAGCCGTGTTAAGGCGGGCAAAGCATTTATGACACTCGATGCACAGGCCATGCCGCTATTGCCGGTGCCGTTATTGCCGCAGGCCTCATATGTCGCATGTTTATCAAGTAGTGCTCGCTTACTTGTATTTAGCCTAGATGAGCTGAAGATTTTAGCGGGTGGCGGGCGTGGCTTGACCTTGATTGGCTTGGATGACGGAGAAACGCTGGTACAAACAGCTGTTTTTGGAGCGGCTGGTTTAGTCTTGACTGGTGTTGGGCGTGGCGGGAAACCAGCCGAAGCAACTGTGTCGCTTGCGGCGCTGGCGCCCGTGCTAGGTAAACGCGCTCGCCGTGGCCGCGCGCCAGCGGTCAAGTTCAAACCAACCGGTCTGCGGCCCGCGTAA
- a CDS encoding amino acid aminotransferase — protein MTLFATVELAPRDPILGLNETFGADTRPTKVNLGIGVYTNDEGRLPLLRAVREAEKARIEAAIPRGYLPIDGIAAYDAAVQKLLFGNASPLIAQGRIVTAQSLGGTGALKIGADFLKRLNPNAKVAVSNPSWENHRAIFQAAGFEVLSYPYYSAETQNVDFVGLSSTLNTYTPGTIVVLHACCHNPTGVDLTPEQWQQVVQIVKERELIPFLDIAYQGFGAGIEEDAAAIRLFAEAGINSFVANSFSKSFSLYGERVGALSVITSSQDEAMRVLSQLKQVIRTSYSNPPTHGAALVATILNSPELRTLWEEELSEMRGRILSMRSSLIAKLKHYGAKRDFDFVSRQHGMFSYSGLNAQQVERLKTEFGIYAVSTGRICVAALNTKNVEVVAQAIAHVLDTTV, from the coding sequence ATGACTCTTTTTGCCACCGTTGAACTTGCACCACGCGACCCTATTTTGGGCCTAAATGAAACATTTGGTGCCGATACACGCCCAACTAAAGTCAATCTCGGGATTGGCGTTTATACTAATGACGAAGGCCGCCTGCCGTTATTGCGCGCCGTGCGTGAAGCAGAAAAAGCGCGCATTGAAGCCGCTATCCCCCGCGGTTATTTGCCGATCGATGGCATCGCCGCTTACGATGCTGCCGTCCAGAAATTATTATTTGGCAATGCCTCACCACTGATCGCGCAAGGTCGCATTGTCACCGCCCAATCTCTAGGCGGCACCGGCGCATTAAAGATCGGCGCAGATTTTCTGAAACGTCTCAACCCAAATGCAAAAGTCGCGGTCAGCAATCCAAGCTGGGAAAACCACCGCGCGATCTTTCAAGCTGCCGGCTTTGAGGTTCTGAGCTATCCTTACTACAGTGCTGAAACACAAAACGTTGATTTTGTTGGCTTAAGTAGCACATTAAATACTTATACACCAGGCACGATCGTCGTATTACATGCATGTTGCCACAATCCAACCGGCGTTGATCTGACTCCCGAGCAATGGCAACAAGTGGTTCAGATTGTTAAAGAGCGCGAACTCATTCCATTTCTTGACATTGCCTATCAAGGTTTTGGCGCAGGTATCGAGGAGGACGCTGCGGCCATCCGGCTATTTGCCGAGGCGGGCATCAATAGCTTTGTCGCGAATTCATTTTCAAAATCATTTTCGCTATATGGCGAGCGCGTTGGCGCGCTGTCGGTGATCACCTCAAGCCAAGACGAAGCCATGCGCGTACTATCACAACTCAAGCAAGTGATCCGCACCAGCTACTCAAACCCGCCCACTCATGGCGCAGCCTTGGTTGCGACCATCCTAAACTCGCCAGAATTACGCACGCTTTGGGAAGAAGAGCTCAGCGAAATGCGCGGCCGGATTTTATCGATGCGCAGCAGCCTCATTGCCAAGCTGAAACACTATGGAGCAAAACGCGACTTTGACTTTGTCAGCCGCCAACACGGCATGTTTTCGTATTCAGGGTTAAACGCTCAGCAGGTTGAGCGTTTAAAAACAGAATTTGGCATTTATGCCGTCAGTACCGGCCGTATCTGCGTGGCGGCATTGAATACGAAGAACGTTGAAGTCGTTGCACAAGCGATTGCGCATGTGCTGGACACAACTGTATGA
- the uvrB gene encoding excinuclease ABC subunit UvrB, protein MTDLRENQDKLDESKFITFGDSPYQLYQPYLPAGDQPAAIEQLVSGLEDGLSFQTLLGVTGSGKTYTMANTIARLGRPAIVFAPNKTLAAQLYSEFREFFPRNAVEYFVSYYDYYQPEAYVPQRDLFIEKDSSINEHIEQMRLSATKSLLERRDTIIVATVSAIYGIGNPGEYHQMILTLRMGDKLGQREVIARLISMQYTRNETDFQRGTFRVRGDTIDIFPAEHAEMAVRVELFDDEIDSLYLFDPLTGHIQRKLSRFTVYPSSHYVTPRDTVLRAIETIKTELRDRLEFFNGAAKLLEAQRIEQRTRFDLEMLQELGFCKGIENYSRHFSGAAPGEPPPTLVDYLSPDALMFLDESHVLIGQLNGMYNGDRARKENLVNYGFRLPSALDNRPLKFTEFEGKLRQVIFVSATPADYEQRVSGQVVEQLVRPTGLVDPEIEVRPARTQVDDVLAELRERVQVGERVLITVLTKRMAEQLTEFLSEHNVKIRYLHSDIETVERVEIIRDLRLGVFDVLVGINLLREGLDIPEVSLVAIFDADKEGFLRAERSLIQTIGRAARNVNGKAILYADKITGSMKRAMDETARRRAKQLAHNQAHQITPTGVVKRIKDIIDGVYNIDDARAELKVAQERAKFEGMSEKQLAKEIKRLEKQMMEHAKNLEFEKAAQARDQLALLRVRVFGADTHDALSSASG, encoded by the coding sequence ATGACTGATTTGCGGGAAAATCAAGATAAGCTGGACGAATCGAAATTTATCACTTTCGGCGACTCCCCTTATCAATTGTACCAACCCTATCTCCCTGCTGGCGATCAGCCAGCGGCGATTGAGCAGTTGGTCAGTGGGCTTGAGGATGGTTTGTCATTTCAGACGCTGCTGGGCGTAACCGGCTCGGGTAAAACTTACACAATGGCAAACACCATCGCGCGGCTTGGCCGGCCGGCAATTGTGTTTGCGCCAAATAAAACCCTTGCGGCACAACTGTATTCAGAGTTTCGAGAATTCTTCCCACGTAATGCGGTTGAATACTTTGTCTCTTATTACGACTACTATCAGCCAGAAGCATATGTGCCGCAGCGCGATCTTTTTATCGAAAAAGATTCATCCATTAACGAACATATTGAGCAAATGCGGCTGTCGGCAACCAAAAGTTTGCTGGAGCGGCGCGATACGATCATTGTGGCAACGGTGTCGGCCATCTACGGGATTGGTAATCCAGGCGAATATCATCAAATGATTCTGACGCTGAGAATGGGCGATAAGCTCGGCCAGCGAGAAGTCATTGCGCGCTTGATCTCAATGCAATACACGCGCAATGAGACAGATTTTCAGCGGGGTACCTTTCGGGTGCGGGGCGATACGATTGATATTTTTCCGGCCGAACATGCGGAAATGGCGGTGCGGGTTGAGTTATTTGATGACGAGATTGATTCATTATATTTATTTGATCCGTTAACTGGCCATATCCAGCGCAAACTTTCGCGCTTTACTGTATATCCGTCTTCTCATTACGTCACGCCACGCGATACCGTTCTGCGTGCGATTGAAACCATCAAAACGGAGTTGCGCGATAGACTCGAATTTTTTAATGGTGCAGCAAAATTACTCGAAGCGCAGCGGATTGAACAGCGCACCCGTTTTGATCTTGAGATGCTGCAAGAACTCGGTTTTTGCAAAGGGATCGAAAACTACTCACGTCATTTTTCGGGAGCGGCTCCTGGTGAGCCGCCGCCAACGCTGGTTGACTATTTGTCACCCGATGCTTTGATGTTTCTTGATGAGTCGCATGTATTGATTGGCCAATTAAATGGTATGTACAACGGCGATCGGGCGCGTAAAGAGAATCTAGTGAACTATGGTTTCCGTTTACCGTCTGCACTTGATAACCGGCCACTTAAATTTACCGAGTTCGAGGGCAAGTTGCGCCAAGTCATTTTTGTTTCGGCGACGCCTGCTGATTATGAGCAACGTGTATCTGGGCAGGTGGTTGAGCAGTTGGTTCGGCCTACGGGTTTGGTCGATCCGGAAATCGAAGTGCGGCCAGCCCGCACACAGGTGGATGATGTCTTAGCAGAACTCCGTGAGCGTGTGCAGGTGGGTGAGCGCGTACTCATTACTGTATTGACAAAGCGCATGGCCGAGCAGCTGACCGAATTTTTGTCTGAGCATAACGTCAAAATCCGTTATTTACATAGCGATATTGAGACCGTTGAGCGGGTCGAAATCATTCGCGATTTACGGCTCGGTGTGTTTGATGTGCTGGTGGGGATTAACTTGCTGCGCGAGGGGCTCGATATTCCAGAGGTTTCGCTGGTCGCAATTTTCGATGCAGACAAAGAAGGTTTTTTGCGGGCGGAACGCTCGCTGATTCAAACCATTGGCCGCGCCGCACGTAATGTAAATGGTAAAGCGATTCTTTATGCGGACAAAATCACCGGGTCAATGAAACGGGCAATGGATGAAACTGCGCGCCGGCGCGCTAAGCAGCTTGCGCACAATCAGGCTCATCAAATTACACCAACTGGGGTGGTCAAGCGGATCAAAGATATTATTGACGGTGTCTATAACATTGATGATGCACGCGCTGAATTGAAGGTTGCCCAAGAGCGGGCGAAATTTGAGGGGATGAGCGAGAAGCAGCTTGCCAAAGAAATTAAACGACTCGAAAAGCAGATGATGGAGCACGCGAAGAATCTTGAGTTTGAAAAAGCGGCTCAAGCCCGTGATCAGCTCGCTTTACTACGGGTGCGAGTCTTTGGTGCGGATACTCACGATGCGCTGAGCAGCGCAAGCGGATGA
- a CDS encoding NAD(P)(+) transhydrogenase (Re/Si-specific) subunit beta, whose amino-acid sequence MNMNLVTLLYLIASVCFIQALKGLSHPKNARRGNLFGMVGMALAILTTLALIAKQAPGAGSAWLLGALAIGGGLGALAAARIEMTKMPELVAAMHSLVGLAAVCIAYAVVAEPAAFLLSTTGVLPYGNRAELFIGACVGAITFSGSVIAFGKLSGKYRFRLFQGSPIVYAGQHRLNLMLALTMVGFGSLFLLSQNWLPFILMTVLAFALGVLLIIPIGGADMPVVVSMLNAYSGWAAAGIGFSLNNPMLIISGALVGSSGTILSYIMCRAMNRSFLNVLLGGVGNHPLSASHAKHIERPVKVASADDAAFMLANAESVVIVPGYGLAVARAQHALKELTSKLTAKGIQVRYAIHPVAGRMPGHMNVLLAEAEVPYEQVFEMDEINVEFGQTDVVLVLGANDIVNPAARNDPQSPISGMPILDAYRARAVIVNKRSMATGYAGLDNELFYMNKTMMVFGDAKKVVEDIVKAVN is encoded by the coding sequence ATGAATATGAACCTTGTTACTCTGCTTTATTTGATTGCGTCGGTTTGTTTTATTCAGGCGTTAAAAGGCTTATCCCACCCCAAAAATGCGCGGCGCGGCAATTTATTCGGCATGGTCGGCATGGCGCTTGCGATTCTCACTACCTTGGCACTTATCGCTAAACAAGCACCAGGAGCAGGGTCGGCCTGGCTGCTTGGCGCGCTCGCGATAGGGGGCGGGCTGGGGGCGTTGGCTGCGGCCCGCATTGAAATGACAAAAATGCCTGAGCTTGTGGCAGCTATGCATTCATTAGTTGGGCTAGCGGCAGTTTGCATCGCCTATGCGGTAGTGGCTGAACCCGCCGCTTTTCTGCTTTCCACGACAGGCGTACTGCCTTATGGTAATCGCGCTGAGCTTTTTATTGGCGCCTGCGTTGGCGCCATCACCTTCTCTGGCTCAGTGATTGCATTTGGCAAGCTATCTGGCAAATATCGCTTCCGGCTTTTTCAAGGAAGTCCAATCGTCTATGCAGGTCAACATCGATTGAATTTGATGCTGGCGCTCACCATGGTCGGCTTTGGAAGCCTCTTTTTACTCTCACAAAATTGGTTGCCATTCATTTTAATGACGGTACTCGCCTTCGCCCTTGGCGTACTGCTAATTATCCCAATCGGCGGCGCTGATATGCCAGTTGTTGTATCAATGCTTAATGCTTACTCAGGCTGGGCAGCAGCAGGTATCGGGTTTTCATTGAATAACCCTATGCTGATTATTTCTGGCGCTCTGGTTGGCTCGTCAGGCACGATTCTGTCTTACATTATGTGCCGCGCGATGAATCGGTCATTTTTAAACGTATTACTGGGCGGCGTTGGTAATCACCCGCTGTCGGCAAGTCACGCAAAGCATATTGAGCGCCCAGTGAAAGTGGCTTCCGCCGATGACGCCGCCTTTATGCTCGCCAATGCCGAATCAGTTGTGATTGTGCCAGGCTATGGACTCGCCGTAGCGCGCGCGCAACATGCGCTCAAAGAATTAACCAGCAAGCTCACCGCCAAAGGCATACAAGTACGTTATGCGATTCACCCCGTGGCCGGACGGATGCCCGGCCATATGAATGTACTGCTGGCTGAAGCCGAAGTCCCTTATGAACAAGTGTTTGAAATGGACGAGATTAATGTTGAATTCGGCCAAACTGATGTAGTGCTTGTACTCGGGGCAAATGATATTGTGAATCCAGCAGCTAGAAACGACCCCCAATCACCCATTTCAGGTATGCCTATCCTTGATGCCTATAGAGCGCGCGCGGTGATTGTGAATAAGCGTTCAATGGCTACGGGTTACGCTGGGCTGGATAATGAACTTTTTTATATGAATAAGACCATGATGGTATTTGGCGATGCCAAAAAAGTTGTGGAGGATATCGTTAAAGCGGTTAATTAA
- a CDS encoding NAD(P) transhydrogenase subunit alpha: MDIINHTTINLIIFVLAIYVGYHVVWNVTPALHTPLMAVTNAISAIVIVGAMLAAALTTDSTGRLFGVFAVLLAAINVFGGFLVTRRMLEMFKKKAPKTPSHEITGGLSNKDAQ; encoded by the coding sequence ATGGATATCATCAATCACACGACCATTAATTTGATCATTTTTGTGCTCGCCATTTATGTCGGCTATCACGTTGTCTGGAATGTCACGCCTGCGCTACATACCCCATTAATGGCGGTGACCAATGCTATTTCAGCGATTGTGATTGTCGGGGCCATGCTCGCTGCCGCGCTCACTACCGACAGTACAGGTCGACTCTTTGGCGTATTCGCGGTATTGCTTGCCGCCATCAATGTCTTTGGTGGTTTTTTGGTCACTCGCCGCATGCTAGAAATGTTTAAAAAGAAAGCGCCGAAAACCCCTTCGCACGAAATAACTGGCGGACTATCAAACAAGGATGCCCAATGA
- a CDS encoding Re/Si-specific NAD(P)(+) transhydrogenase subunit alpha, producing the protein MHIGIPLETYPGEARIAATPETVSKLVAQGHYVTVQKEAGARAWFTDQAFIMAGAEIGDARTALTADLVLKVHAPNDAELALSKAGSVLVGMLNPFDHEQVARLAEAGLIAFALEAAPRTTRAQSLDVLSSQANIAGYRAVLVAASLYQRFLPMLMTAAGTVKAARVLVLGAGVAGLQAIATAKRLGAVIEASDVRPAVKEQIESLGAKFISVSYETDDECAAGEGVGGYARPMPASWLQRQAAQVRERAQHADIIITTALIPGHPAPVLLSEDTVKTMKPGSVIVDLAAGRGGPSNPGAGNCALTEADKVVTRYGVQIAGYTNLPAMAATDASALYARNVLDFLKLIIDSSGALAINMKDDIVAATLLCRDGKLLKPAHKPSPTVIRSI; encoded by the coding sequence ATGCATATCGGCATCCCGCTGGAGACCTATCCGGGCGAGGCGCGTATCGCGGCAACTCCCGAGACCGTTAGCAAACTCGTGGCCCAGGGTCATTACGTCACGGTGCAAAAAGAGGCTGGCGCGCGCGCTTGGTTCACTGATCAGGCGTTCATTATGGCTGGCGCTGAGATTGGCGATGCGCGTACCGCCTTGACGGCTGATCTCGTACTTAAAGTCCATGCGCCCAATGATGCTGAACTTGCGTTGAGCAAAGCCGGCTCCGTCTTGGTAGGGATGCTGAATCCGTTTGATCACGAACAGGTAGCGCGGCTCGCCGAAGCTGGCCTGATCGCTTTTGCGCTGGAGGCCGCCCCTCGCACGACGCGCGCACAAAGCCTTGATGTTTTATCTTCGCAAGCCAATATTGCCGGTTATCGCGCTGTGCTAGTGGCGGCTTCTTTGTATCAGCGGTTCTTGCCGATGCTCATGACTGCAGCAGGCACCGTGAAGGCTGCACGGGTCTTGGTCCTCGGTGCAGGAGTGGCCGGCCTGCAAGCAATTGCAACGGCAAAGCGGCTTGGCGCGGTGATAGAGGCCTCCGATGTACGGCCAGCCGTTAAAGAGCAAATTGAATCGCTTGGCGCAAAATTTATCAGTGTGTCGTATGAAACCGATGATGAGTGCGCAGCAGGCGAAGGCGTCGGCGGCTACGCGCGGCCTATGCCGGCGAGTTGGTTACAGCGCCAAGCAGCGCAGGTACGGGAGCGCGCGCAACACGCCGATATCATCATCACCACCGCGCTCATTCCAGGCCACCCAGCACCAGTATTACTGAGCGAAGACACCGTCAAAACAATGAAACCAGGTTCAGTGATTGTGGATCTTGCGGCTGGACGCGGCGGCCCATCTAATCCGGGCGCGGGCAATTGCGCTTTGACCGAAGCAGATAAAGTCGTCACTCGCTATGGCGTACAAATCGCCGGTTATACAAATTTGCCTGCGATGGCCGCGACAGACGCATCCGCACTTTATGCACGTAATGTGCTTGATTTTCTGAAACTGATCATAGATTCAAGCGGTGCATTGGCGATTAACATGAAAGACGATATTGTGGCCGCCACGCTACTGTGTCGCGATGGCAAACTATTAAAACCCGCTCATAAACCGTCACCCACTGTTATCAGATCAATATAA
- the mnmA gene encoding tRNA 2-thiouridine(34) synthase MnmA has translation MTKQRIVVGMSGGVDSSVTAWLLKQQGYEVIGLFMKNWEDDDDDEYCSTRQDWLDVVSVADLLGIDLEAVNFAAEYKDRVFAEFLREYAAGRTPNPDVLCNAEIKFKAFLDHAFALGAQKIATGHYARVQQAMNGSFQLLKAHDLSKDQSYFLHRLNQHQLARTCFPLGELPKTKVRELAAQIGLPNAQKKDSTGICFIGERPFRDFLNRYLPHQPGPMKTPDGRVVGEHIGLAFYTLGQRKGIGLGGCRDGNGEPWFVAAKDIESNTLYVVQGHDHPWLTSLTLKAGDASWVASEPPPDGFICSAKTRYRQVDAHCVVKRIDGKRFALSFSESQWAITPGQSAVLYDGDICIGGGVIDKVNGSNL, from the coding sequence ATGACTAAGCAACGTATCGTAGTGGGCATGTCAGGTGGCGTCGATTCGTCGGTGACTGCCTGGCTGCTCAAACAACAAGGCTATGAAGTGATCGGCCTTTTCATGAAAAATTGGGAAGACGATGATGATGATGAATATTGTTCAACGCGTCAGGACTGGCTGGATGTGGTGTCGGTTGCTGATTTGCTTGGCATTGATCTTGAAGCGGTTAATTTTGCGGCCGAATATAAAGATCGTGTATTTGCCGAATTTTTGCGTGAATATGCAGCGGGGCGTACACCGAATCCAGATGTGCTGTGTAATGCTGAAATCAAATTCAAAGCTTTTCTCGATCATGCGTTTGCTTTAGGCGCGCAAAAAATTGCAACAGGACACTATGCGCGCGTGCAGCAGGCGATGAATGGCAGCTTCCAGCTACTGAAAGCCCATGATCTCTCGAAGGACCAAAGCTATTTTCTACACCGGCTGAATCAACATCAGTTGGCCCGTACCTGCTTTCCTTTAGGTGAACTGCCTAAAACGAAAGTACGTGAACTTGCCGCCCAAATTGGGCTGCCCAATGCGCAGAAAAAAGATTCAACTGGGATTTGTTTTATTGGCGAGCGGCCATTTAGAGATTTTCTGAATCGCTATTTGCCGCATCAACCGGGTCCGATGAAGACACCAGACGGGCGCGTAGTGGGCGAGCATATTGGGCTAGCGTTTTACACGCTTGGGCAGAGAAAAGGCATTGGGCTGGGTGGCTGTCGGGACGGCAATGGCGAACCGTGGTTTGTGGCGGCTAAAGACATTGAGAGCAATACGCTCTATGTTGTACAAGGGCATGATCATCCATGGTTAACGAGTCTAACGCTTAAAGCTGGCGATGCGAGCTGGGTTGCTAGTGAGCCGCCGCCTGACGGATTTATATGCAGTGCGAAAACGCGTTATCGTCAGGTTGATGCACACTGCGTTGTGAAGCGTATAGACGGTAAGCGTTTTGCGTTAAGTTTTAGTGAGTCGCAATGGGCTATTACACCTGGGCAATCAGCAGTGTTGTACGACGGTGACATATGCATAGGCGGTGGGGTGATTGATAAAGTTAACGGTAGCAACCTGTAA